Proteins from one Shewanella pealeana ATCC 700345 genomic window:
- a CDS encoding NACHT domain-containing protein, which yields MPKNVRARPYTSHLKMLEEKKGCLSGRNQAEFSSWVDPEKVKFAVEELRKVEFVVTIFRKEEPKKVKEFYFPCQLIEKRSPKKVNIKADTYADFNCDESIIIEGLVGHGKSILLRHLHNYELNSAATIPLFIELKDVNVEQPISEFFSEYIEKNLGFRCSEKLFESLLKIGLFSFFFDGFDEVEYDIRQNVVEFIQYVASRSSNKKIFVTTRPGNEIQRSSSFIIFSIKPLDNDEQIGFVKKLMATEKSIVQKENLQRNIDSLPKKLRELLKTPLMLTLFSMVYRNKVKIPEDHSDFYKKLFDTLVSEHDGLKLGFTRPTKTLFSADKIKTALELLSYYSIKSSELSGSKDDFIRVIKNVLLDMGEKVTQASNLLDDITRNTCLLQIDDHDYRFLHEMIPHYFAASCIKEQTDDLDAISFYGSSRRKWRQWLNVLQFLADIDTRRFVRNLYLPEVELFFEPSLLPRKLSFTSEGADMFSRNFYFIIFIGSSKEMTAEDKYKDVLMFNVSTNFLVDKHFWNPGHSNGTTEKVNLDSFIDRVYRKVSGCRQDDNFTQLSKIGVASDIEEHKVRVINLFEVLNELKLNQWFKDELNKLPLDNMKAKYMKYYELNRRKEEESKKGKFEV from the coding sequence ATGCCTAAAAATGTACGTGCAAGACCTTATACATCACACCTTAAGATGCTTGAAGAAAAGAAGGGTTGTCTATCTGGACGGAATCAAGCAGAGTTCAGCTCTTGGGTTGATCCTGAAAAGGTAAAGTTCGCAGTTGAGGAGTTGAGAAAGGTTGAGTTTGTAGTAACGATTTTCAGGAAAGAAGAACCTAAAAAAGTAAAAGAGTTTTACTTTCCTTGTCAATTGATTGAAAAGCGTAGCCCTAAAAAGGTTAATATCAAAGCTGATACATATGCTGATTTTAATTGTGATGAATCAATCATAATCGAAGGCCTTGTTGGTCATGGTAAGTCAATACTTTTAAGGCATTTACATAATTATGAGTTGAATTCGGCAGCAACAATTCCATTATTTATAGAGCTAAAAGATGTAAATGTTGAGCAACCTATATCTGAGTTTTTTTCAGAATACATAGAGAAAAACCTTGGTTTTAGGTGTTCTGAAAAACTGTTTGAATCGTTGTTGAAAATTGGTTTGTTTTCATTCTTCTTTGATGGCTTTGATGAGGTTGAATATGATATTAGGCAGAATGTTGTAGAGTTTATTCAATATGTAGCTTCGAGAAGTTCAAACAAAAAAATATTTGTTACAACTCGGCCTGGCAATGAGATACAACGTTCATCTAGCTTTATTATTTTTAGTATTAAACCCCTTGATAACGATGAGCAGATTGGTTTTGTAAAAAAATTAATGGCGACAGAAAAGTCTATCGTTCAAAAAGAGAATTTGCAGCGAAACATTGATAGTTTACCTAAAAAACTAAGAGAGCTTTTGAAAACACCTCTTATGCTTACATTGTTTTCAATGGTATATCGAAATAAAGTAAAAATTCCGGAAGACCACTCAGACTTTTATAAAAAACTGTTTGATACTTTGGTGTCTGAACATGATGGTTTAAAATTGGGTTTTACAAGGCCAACAAAAACATTGTTCAGTGCAGATAAAATCAAAACTGCATTGGAATTGTTGTCATATTATTCTATTAAATCATCTGAATTATCGGGAAGTAAGGACGACTTCATTCGGGTAATAAAAAATGTTCTTTTAGATATGGGAGAGAAAGTAACTCAAGCAAGCAATTTATTAGATGATATAACTAGGAATACGTGTTTACTGCAAATCGATGATCATGATTATCGATTTTTACATGAAATGATACCACATTACTTCGCTGCATCTTGTATTAAAGAGCAAACTGATGATTTAGATGCGATAAGTTTTTATGGTTCTAGTCGCCGTAAGTGGCGACAGTGGTTAAATGTATTGCAATTTTTAGCAGATATTGACACTAGACGATTTGTAAGAAATCTTTATTTACCTGAAGTAGAGTTGTTTTTTGAGCCATCACTACTTCCTAGGAAGTTGTCGTTTACTAGTGAAGGTGCTGATATGTTTTCGAGAAATTTTTATTTTATTATATTTATTGGAAGCTCAAAGGAAATGACGGCAGAGGATAAGTATAAAGATGTTTTAATGTTTAATGTGTCAACAAACTTCCTAGTGGATAAACACTTTTGGAACCCAGGTCATTCTAACGGAACCACAGAGAAAGTTAATCTAGATAGTTTTATTGATAGGGTTTACAGGAAAGTAAGTGGGTGTAGACAAGATGATAATTTTACTCAGTTATCAAAAATTGGTGTTGCGTCTGACATAGAAGAGCACAAAGTAAGGGTTATTAACCTCTTCGAAGTGTTAAATGAGTTGAAGTTGAATCAATGGTTTAAAGATGAGTTGAATAAACTGCCTTTAGATAATATGAAGGCAAAGTATATGAAGTATTATGAACTTAATAGAAGGAAAGAGGAAGAAAGTAAAAAGGGGAAGTTTGAGGTATGA
- a CDS encoding FAD-dependent 2-octaprenylphenol hydroxylase translates to MLSTQTYDVAIVGGGMVGLATAIGLAMEGIKVVVIDAGQTQAVSGAPKLRVSAINKASQQLITNLGAWPYLAASRVSPYQKMQVWDKDSLGKIDFDAHSLSETHLGSIIENDAIAFALAERASEFSELTYIENQRLERIAFGEREAWLTLDNGDNLSAALVVAADGANSWVREQCKIPMTFWDYNHHAIVATIRTELPHAGTARQVFDSEGPLAFLPLYEKDLCSIVWSVSPEKAEQLLALDKVDFERALTAAFDGRLGMCTLESERQSFPLRMRYARHFARSRLVLAGDAAHTIHPLAGQGVNLGFLDAASIVEVVSELKQQGKDIGDYRNLRDLERWRKAEALEMITAMEGFKRLFQGTNPIKKAIRDLGLNIVDNFAPLKTLFIQQALGNKTNLPKLCKRSES, encoded by the coding sequence ATGTTAAGCACACAAACTTATGATGTCGCAATTGTTGGTGGAGGCATGGTTGGCCTTGCAACGGCTATTGGTTTAGCGATGGAAGGCATTAAAGTCGTGGTGATTGATGCGGGTCAGACCCAAGCGGTATCGGGTGCCCCTAAGCTTAGGGTTAGCGCCATCAACAAGGCCAGCCAACAGCTGATTACTAACTTAGGTGCTTGGCCTTACTTGGCTGCATCGAGAGTGAGTCCTTACCAAAAAATGCAGGTGTGGGACAAAGACAGCCTAGGCAAGATTGATTTCGACGCCCATTCATTGAGTGAAACCCACCTAGGTTCGATTATCGAAAACGATGCCATCGCCTTTGCATTAGCCGAGCGCGCCAGTGAGTTTAGTGAGCTGACATATATCGAAAACCAGCGTCTAGAGCGTATTGCCTTTGGAGAGCGTGAGGCTTGGTTAACCTTAGATAATGGCGACAACTTAAGCGCAGCGTTAGTGGTCGCTGCGGATGGCGCTAATTCATGGGTGCGCGAGCAATGTAAAATCCCCATGACCTTCTGGGATTACAATCATCACGCTATTGTGGCAACTATACGCACCGAGTTGCCTCACGCTGGCACCGCAAGACAAGTATTCGACAGCGAAGGCCCATTAGCCTTCTTGCCTTTATATGAAAAAGATCTCTGCTCAATTGTCTGGTCGGTATCTCCAGAGAAAGCCGAGCAATTGCTGGCATTAGATAAGGTAGACTTTGAACGTGCCCTTACCGCCGCCTTCGATGGCCGTCTAGGCATGTGCACCCTTGAGAGTGAGCGTCAGTCGTTCCCGCTACGTATGCGTTACGCGCGTCACTTTGCACGGTCACGTCTGGTGTTAGCAGGCGATGCGGCGCACACCATACACCCACTAGCGGGGCAGGGAGTTAACTTAGGTTTCCTCGATGCGGCCAGCATAGTCGAGGTGGTGAGCGAGCTTAAACAGCAGGGTAAAGATATTGGTGATTACCGCAACCTGCGCGATCTTGAGCGCTGGCGTAAGGCCGAAGCGTTAGAGATGATCACCGCAATGGAAGGCTTTAAGAGGCTATTCCAAGGCACTAATCCGATTAAGAAAGCCATCCGTGATCTGGGCTTAAATATCGTCGACAATTTTGCGCCATTGAAAACACTGTTTATTCAACAGGCGCTAGGCAACAAGACTAATCTACCTAAGCTGTGTAAGCGGTCTGAAAGTTAA
- the gcvT gene encoding glycine cleavage system aminomethyltransferase GcvT: MANKTVLFNKHLESNGKMVDFHGWDMPLNYGSQIEEHHAVRQDAGMFDVSHMTVVDVIGDDACAFLRKLLANDVAKLKVPGKALYGGMLDHNGGVIDDLITYYLSDTEYRIVVNSATREKDLAWINEQVKGFSVEVTERPELAMIAVQGPNAKAKAATVFNDAQNAAIEGMKPFFGVQAGSLFIATTGYTGETGYEVIVPNDEAEALWQAFLDAGIKPCGLGARDTLRLEAGMNLYGLDMDESVNPLAANMGWTVAWEPAERDFNGRQALEKIKAEGTDKLVGLIMDAKGVIRHGMSVFFTDSDGVEQQGTITSGTFSPTLGYSIAMARVPRSIGDVAEVEMRKKRVPVKVIAPSFVRNGKQAF, encoded by the coding sequence ATGGCTAACAAAACTGTACTTTTTAACAAGCACCTAGAATCGAACGGCAAGATGGTAGACTTCCATGGTTGGGATATGCCACTAAACTACGGTTCACAAATCGAAGAACATCACGCAGTTCGTCAAGACGCTGGTATGTTCGACGTTTCACACATGACAGTAGTCGACGTGATTGGTGATGACGCTTGTGCCTTTTTACGCAAACTGCTAGCCAACGATGTCGCTAAGCTTAAAGTGCCTGGTAAGGCACTTTACGGCGGTATGCTTGACCACAATGGCGGCGTTATCGACGACCTTATCACTTATTACCTATCAGATACCGAGTACCGTATTGTTGTTAACTCAGCAACACGCGAAAAAGACCTCGCTTGGATAAACGAACAAGTTAAAGGCTTCAGCGTCGAAGTGACCGAGCGTCCAGAGCTGGCGATGATCGCCGTTCAAGGCCCAAATGCTAAGGCAAAAGCGGCTACCGTATTTAACGATGCGCAAAACGCAGCAATCGAAGGCATGAAGCCATTCTTTGGTGTACAAGCTGGCTCACTGTTTATCGCAACCACTGGCTACACTGGTGAAACTGGCTACGAAGTTATCGTACCAAATGATGAAGCCGAAGCACTATGGCAAGCTTTCCTAGATGCGGGTATTAAGCCTTGTGGACTAGGTGCACGTGACACATTACGTCTCGAAGCGGGCATGAACCTTTACGGCCTAGATATGGACGAAAGCGTTAACCCACTTGCAGCCAACATGGGCTGGACTGTGGCATGGGAGCCAGCGGAACGTGACTTTAACGGTCGCCAAGCGCTAGAGAAGATTAAAGCAGAAGGTACAGACAAACTTGTTGGCCTAATCATGGACGCTAAAGGCGTTATCCGTCACGGCATGTCAGTGTTCTTTACCGACAGCGACGGCGTTGAGCAGCAAGGTACCATTACCAGCGGCACATTCTCGCCTACACTGGGTTACTCAATTGCCATGGCTCGCGTACCGCGCAGCATTGGTGACGTGGCTGAAGTAGAGATGCGTAAGAAGCGTGTACCGGTAAAAGTTATCGCTCCGTCATTTGTGCGCAATGGTAAGCAAGCCTTCTAA
- the gcvP gene encoding aminomethyl-transferring glycine dehydrogenase has protein sequence MTTETLTQLEQHELFLRRHIGPGADQQQEMLNFVGAESLEDLTAQIVPGAILLNRDLAVGDSCGEAEGLAYIRKIADKNKVFKSYIGMGYHGTEVPSVIQRNVLENPGWYTAYTPYQPEIAQGRLEAILNFQQVSMDLTGLDLASSSLLDEATAAAEAMALSKRVSKAKKANIFFVADDVFPQTIDVIKTRAECFGFEVVVGPAEEAVNYELFGALFQYTNRVGQICDHTELFAKLHEKKALVSVAADIMSLVVLKSPGSMGADVVLGNSQRFGVPMGFGGPHAAFFVTRDEYKRSLPGRIIGVSQDTRGNRALRMAMQTREQHIRREKANSNICTAQVLLANMASFYAVFHGPQGLKVIAERIHRLTDIVAAALTAKGVELVNNTWFDTLSIKGLDVTAVQARALATGLNLRIDSDGVIGVSLSETTTRSDVAELFDVLLGEGHGQDAAALDAAIIANGSSSIPSELVRKDAILTHPTFNRYQSETEMMRYIKRLENKDLALNHSMISLGSCTMKLNAATEMAPITWPEFGNMHPFCPQDQAQGYAQLLEELSTWLVDITGYDAVSLQPNSGAQGEYAGLLAIKQYHESRGDAHRNICLIPQSAHGTNPASAQLAGMKIVVTACDKAGNIDMADLKAKAAEVADNLSCIMVTYPSTHGVYEETIGEICEVIHQHGGQVYLDGANMNAQVGLTSPGFIGADVSHLNLHKTFAIPHGGGGPGMGPIGVKKHLAPFLSGHSVVKHGLESDNNGAVSAAPFGSAGILPITWMYIKLLGKKGLRQSTQVALLNANYVMKKLSAHYPVLYTGRNDRVAHECIIDLRPLKEASGVTEMDIAKRLNDYGFHAPTMSFPVAGTLMIEPTESESKVELDRFIEAMVSIRGEIAKVEAGEWPVDNNPLHNAPHTLADIMDPAFDSRPYSREEAVFPTNAVKANKFWPTVNRIDDVYGDRNLMCSCAPVSDYE, from the coding sequence ATGACCACAGAAACCCTTACGCAGTTAGAGCAGCACGAATTATTTCTACGCCGCCACATTGGCCCAGGTGCAGACCAACAGCAAGAAATGCTTAACTTTGTCGGTGCAGAATCATTAGAAGATTTAACCGCACAAATCGTTCCAGGTGCCATTTTGCTAAACCGCGACTTAGCGGTTGGCGATTCATGTGGCGAAGCGGAAGGCTTAGCTTATATCCGCAAAATTGCAGACAAAAATAAGGTCTTCAAAAGCTATATCGGTATGGGCTACCACGGTACTGAAGTACCAAGTGTTATTCAGCGCAACGTGCTTGAAAATCCAGGTTGGTACACAGCGTACACACCATACCAGCCAGAGATTGCTCAAGGCCGTCTTGAAGCGATCTTAAACTTCCAGCAAGTGTCTATGGACTTAACAGGTCTTGATCTTGCCTCATCTTCACTACTCGATGAAGCAACAGCCGCTGCCGAAGCAATGGCACTGTCTAAGCGTGTTTCTAAAGCTAAAAAAGCTAACATCTTCTTCGTAGCTGATGACGTATTCCCACAAACTATCGACGTAATTAAAACTCGCGCCGAGTGTTTTGGTTTTGAGGTTGTCGTAGGTCCTGCAGAAGAAGCAGTTAACTACGAGCTATTTGGTGCCCTGTTCCAGTACACCAACCGTGTAGGTCAAATTTGCGATCACACAGAACTGTTTGCCAAGCTACATGAGAAAAAGGCACTTGTGTCAGTTGCAGCCGACATCATGTCGCTAGTGGTCCTTAAGTCGCCGGGTTCAATGGGCGCCGATGTGGTACTAGGTAACTCACAGCGCTTTGGTGTGCCAATGGGCTTTGGTGGTCCACACGCTGCTTTCTTTGTGACTCGTGACGAGTACAAGCGCTCACTACCAGGTCGTATTATTGGTGTATCGCAAGATACACGCGGTAACCGTGCACTGCGTATGGCAATGCAGACTCGTGAGCAGCATATCCGCCGCGAAAAAGCTAACTCAAACATCTGTACTGCACAGGTGCTGCTGGCCAACATGGCATCGTTCTACGCGGTATTCCACGGCCCACAGGGTCTTAAAGTCATTGCCGAGCGCATTCACCGTCTAACCGACATCGTGGCTGCAGCACTAACAGCAAAAGGCGTTGAGCTAGTAAACAACACTTGGTTCGACACCCTATCGATTAAAGGCTTAGACGTTACCGCTGTACAAGCGCGCGCTCTAGCTACTGGCCTGAACCTACGCATCGACAGCGATGGCGTGATTGGTGTGAGTTTGTCTGAAACCACCACTCGCAGCGACGTTGCTGAGCTATTTGACGTTCTTTTAGGTGAAGGCCACGGCCAAGATGCTGCAGCACTTGATGCCGCCATTATTGCAAACGGCAGCAGCTCAATTCCAAGCGAGCTTGTGCGTAAAGATGCTATCTTGACTCACCCAACGTTCAATCGCTACCAGAGCGAAACCGAGATGATGCGTTACATCAAGCGTCTCGAGAACAAAGATTTGGCGCTAAACCACTCAATGATCTCATTAGGCTCATGCACCATGAAGCTTAACGCGGCAACCGAGATGGCGCCTATCACATGGCCAGAGTTTGGCAATATGCACCCATTCTGCCCACAAGACCAAGCGCAAGGTTACGCGCAGCTGCTTGAGGAGCTATCAACATGGCTTGTGGATATCACAGGTTACGACGCCGTATCGCTTCAACCTAACTCAGGCGCACAGGGCGAATACGCAGGTCTGCTTGCGATTAAGCAATATCATGAGTCACGTGGTGATGCGCACAGAAACATCTGTCTAATTCCACAATCTGCGCACGGTACTAACCCAGCATCGGCGCAGCTTGCAGGCATGAAAATTGTGGTTACCGCGTGTGATAAAGCCGGTAACATCGACATGGCAGACCTAAAAGCCAAGGCGGCGGAAGTGGCTGATAACCTGTCTTGCATCATGGTCACTTACCCATCGACTCACGGTGTGTATGAAGAAACCATCGGTGAGATCTGTGAAGTTATTCACCAGCATGGCGGTCAGGTTTACCTAGACGGCGCCAATATGAACGCACAGGTTGGCCTAACATCACCAGGCTTTATCGGCGCAGACGTATCGCACCTTAACCTACACAAAACCTTCGCTATTCCACATGGCGGCGGTGGACCAGGTATGGGCCCAATCGGTGTTAAAAAGCACCTTGCGCCATTCCTATCTGGCCACAGTGTGGTTAAGCACGGTCTAGAGTCTGACAATAACGGTGCAGTATCTGCAGCGCCATTTGGTAGCGCAGGGATCCTGCCTATCACTTGGATGTACATCAAGCTGCTAGGTAAAAAAGGTCTACGTCAGTCAACTCAAGTAGCACTGCTTAACGCTAACTACGTGATGAAGAAGCTTTCTGCACATTATCCAGTGCTATACACAGGCCGTAATGACCGTGTTGCGCACGAGTGCATCATCGACTTACGTCCGCTTAAAGAAGCCTCAGGCGTGACCGAGATGGATATCGCTAAGCGTCTAAACGACTATGGTTTCCACGCACCAACCATGAGCTTCCCTGTTGCGGGCACCTTAATGATTGAGCCAACGGAGTCTGAGTCTAAGGTTGAGCTAGACAGATTCATCGAGGCTATGGTGTCTATCCGCGGCGAAATCGCCAAGGTAGAAGCAGGCGAGTGGCCAGTGGACAACAACCCACTGCACAACGCGCCGCACACCCTAGCTGACATCATGGACCCAGCGTTTGATTCACGTCCTTACAGTCGTGAAGAAGCGGTGTTCCCAACTAATGCGGTTAAGGCGAATAAGTTCTGGCCAACGGTTAACCGTATTGATGATGTTTACGGCGACCGTAACTTGATGTGTTCATGCGCCCCTGTCTCTGACTACGAATAA
- the gcvH gene encoding glycine cleavage system protein GcvH: protein MSNIPAELKYASSHEWIRKEEDGSYTVGISEHAQELLGDMVFVELPEVGDDVNAGEDCAVAESVKAASDIYAPLSGEVVAVNEALEDSPELVNSDAFGDGWFFRVMPTDLAELDNLLDAEGYQAVIDDE, encoded by the coding sequence ATGAGCAATATCCCAGCTGAACTTAAATATGCTTCTTCTCACGAGTGGATCCGTAAAGAAGAAGACGGTAGCTACACAGTCGGTATCAGTGAGCACGCTCAAGAGCTTTTGGGTGACATGGTGTTCGTTGAGCTTCCAGAAGTTGGCGACGACGTTAACGCTGGTGAAGACTGCGCAGTAGCAGAGTCAGTAAAAGCAGCATCAGACATCTACGCACCACTTTCAGGCGAAGTGGTTGCCGTTAACGAAGCACTGGAAGATTCTCCAGAGCTAGTCAACAGCGATGCATTCGGTGACGGTTGGTTCTTCCGCGTAATGCCTACCGACCTTGCAGAACTAGACAACTTGCTTGATGCCGAAGGTTATCAAGCAGTTATCGACGACGAATAA